The genomic segment GTCACACCCGTTCCCATGCCGAACACGGAAGTTAAGCTCTTCAGCGCCGATGGTAGTTGGGTTTCCCTGTGAGAGTAGGACGCTGCCGGGCAAAATGAAAAAACAAGCTATGCGTAACAGCATAGCTTGTTTTTTTGCGCTTTTATAAAGCGAACATTAATGATAGATGCACTTGAAATTGTTCGTGTTTATATTGACGTTGAAAGACCATACTGATAAAATGTAAAAGCATTTAATGAACATGAGTGCGTCGTATATTCTTGGGGATATGGCCCAAAAGTTTCTACCGAGCTACCGTAAATAGCTTGACCGAGGGATGTATCAAGGGGACATGTCTGGCTCTACTGGCTTGCTTAATCCTTGGCGACCGTTTTCTCTCATGTCAAAGCTCTGGTGACTCCCATGGGGCTTTTTTATCGTTTAGGACCAAGTAGCTCTCTAGTGCCCATCAATACAACATCAAAGCTAGCACGTAAAGCGCTTAAGATTGGACGAGCAGTATTAAGAAAGCTATTAGGAGGAAAACGAATGAAGAAGTATTTTCAGTTTGAAGAGCTTGGCACAAATTATCGGCGAGAAATCATTGGTGGCTTGACCACATTTTTAGCGATGGCTTATATTCTCGCTGTCAATCCAATCACGCTAACGCTTCAGGACGTGCCAGACCTTCCAGATGCGTTGAGAATGGATTATGGTGCCGTGTTTGTCGCAACCGCTTTGTCTGCGGCCATTGGATCCGTCATTATGGGGCTCGTTGCGAAATATCCATTAGGACTCGCCCCTGGTTTAGGCTTGAATGCATTCTTTGCCTATACGGTTATTCTAAGTAAGGGAATGCCTTGGGAACACGCGCTTGCCGCTGTTTTTATCTCAAGCATCTTCTTTTTGATTCTGACACTGACAGGGTTTAGGGAGAAGTTAATCAATGCGATCCCGATGGAATTAAAATTAGCCGTTGGGGCAGGAATTGGGCTTTTTATCACGTTCATTGGTTTTCAATCCTCAGGCATTATTGTCAATCATGATGCTACGTTAGTGACAATCGGTGACTTGACGAACCCGAACACGCTGTTAGCGATATTTGGTATTGTTGTCACCGTTATATTAATGACAAAAGGCGTGAAAGCTGGTGTGTTTTTCGGAATGGTCCTTACCGCCATTGCAGGATTGATTCTGCAATTAATTGATCCTCCGTCCGCGGTTGTCGGAGCGGTGCCAAGTATAGAACCGACGTTTGGCGCGCTGTTTTCCGCATTTACTGATCCTTCATTTTATACGACGGCCATGCTAGGAGTCATTTTAACGTTTTTGTTTGTAGATTTCTTTGATAACGCAGGCACGTTAATGGCTGTAGCGAATCAAGCAGGTTTCGTGAAAGACAATAAATTGCCTCGAGCAGGCAAAGCATTAATGGCAGATTCGATTGCTTCAATCTCCGGTTCCATTTTTGGTACATCGACTGTCACATCGTATGTAGAATCATCTGCTGGTGTATCGGCAGGGGCACGAACAGGTTTCGCTTCCCTAGTCACAGCAGCTTGCTTTCTGTTATCGTTGTTTTTCTTTCCATTATTAGAGATGGTGACGCCATATGTCACAGCGCCAGCCTTAATTATTGTCGGTGTATTGATGGTGTCAACGCTAGGGAAAATTGATTGGTCGAAATTTGAAATTGCTGTTCCTGCCTTTTTTACGATGATCACAATGCCGTTAACCTATAGCATTGCGACGGGAATTGCTGTTGGCTTTATTTTTTATCCGATCACAATGATCTTTAAAGGCAAAGCAAAAGAAGTTCATCCTATCATGTATGTGTTTTTCTTTGTCTTTCTTGTGTATTTAGCCTTTCCGCAATAAATAAATGAGACTCGCCTTGCGAAGTATTCAAGGTGGGTCTTTTTTATGTTCGCAAAAATCGTTGCACGTAGACGGCAGTCATGGGTGAGATAATGAAACTATTTCCCAAGTCTTATCGAATCGATGTGCAATCACGACCGCTTCGTCAAAATACTTCGCTTTCCGCGGGCACGGCTTCAGCTTCCTCGGAAAGCAAAAGCGGCTTTCCTGCGGGATCTTCAGCTCGCGCTGTTCCACCCTAAAGGGTACAAGTGCAACATCGACTCAAGAAGACTTCGTCGTGTTTTCTTTGCCGCAGGAGTCTACGTATGTTGACTACGCTGATGTTTGTTTCTGCGTAAATTGTTTTTATTTGGTCTCGTTCTCGTATCATTGGGAAAATGGAAAAGTGAGTTGAGTTTTGTTCCTTTAGGAAACAAGACAAGTAAGTGCATCGTTTCATGTAAACTTCCTAGCGCAGTATTGATGCAGCGATGGACTTATGTTTAGCTAACTTTCGCAGTGCGAAGTCAACTTCAACGCTAGCTGTGCTTGAGTGGATTCAAGGTGCGAAAGTTTCAAGCATTCATTATCGTTTTTCCTCTGAAATATTTTCTCGTTGACAATTGCTACGCGGATATGACAGGATGATCTTTGCTAATGTGAAATTAAAAGCTGTTTACGTTTAGGTGAGTGGGTAATATATAGCAATAAGAGGAGGGAATCAAATGCTTGAAAATAGCATCGTCATGGTTTGCATCATTTTGGTCATTAATATTGTGTATGTGTCCTTTTTTACCATTCGAATGATTCTTACGTTAAAGGGTCAACGGTATATGGCGGCATTGATTAGTACTATTGAAGTGGTTGTATATGTCATAGGCTTAGGGCTTGTTCTTGATAATCTGGATCAAATTCAAAACTTGGTGGCCTATGCACTTGGCTATGGAATAGGTGTCATTGTTGGAATGAAGATTGAAGAAAAGTTGGCCCTTGGGTACATTACGGTAAATGTGATTACAAAAGGCTACGACACAGATGTGGCGCAGGCTGTACGTGATGAGGGGTATGGGGTGACAAGCTGGGTGGCAAGCGGAAGAGAAGGCAGTCGGTTGAATATGCAAATCCTAACACCTCGTAAATCAGAAATTCGTTTGTATCAGCTCATTAAAGGCATTGATCCGAAGGCGTTCATTATTACGTATGAACCTAAGGCGATCCATGGCGGCTTCTGGGTGAGGGCGGTACGGAAAGGAAAGTTGCCACATTGAAACCGAACAAAAAACGTTTTGAGGTCATGGAGAATGAAAGTCTTGCGGACTGTCTGGACCGTATGAAAAAAGAAGGCTATCAAGTAGTGAAGCGCTTTGAGAAGCCTGTCTTTCAAGAAGTGAAATCGGGAGGAAACACGACAATTCAACCAATTGGACGACAAGTCTTCTTTGAAGGTCGCCGAATTGACAGTTAAACACGAACATTTAACAAGAGTTTTTATTAAATGTTCGATTGTTTAGTTGACAGCCTCACAAGCGGTTGCTACTATGAAGGTAATTGAAAAGATCCTCATATATCGTCGGAAATATGGTCCGACCGTTTCTACCTAATCACCGTAAACGATTAGACTATGAGGGAAAGCAGAGGAGGGTATGCACACATGGCATGCTTTCTTGCGTTTGTCTGTCTGATCGGCCCTGTGCCGGCTTTCCCCTCCTAAGAAGAAAGCTGTTGCGCGGGGTTTATTTGTATTAAAAACCATTTTTTTGAAATTGTGTAATCTAAATCAACTAAGATCCAAAAGGGGGACTCTATGTTGCAGCCACTCGTTGGAATTATTATGGGAAGCGTGTCAGATTGGCCTACAATGCAAAAGGCATGTGACATTCTAGATGAGTTAGACGTCGCTTATGAAAAGAAAGTAGTGTCTGCCCATCGGACACCAGATCGAATGTTTCATTATGCTGAAGAGGCATCAGGCAGAGGCCTTAAAGTGATTATTGCTGGGGCTGGCGGAGCAGCGCATCTTCCTGGCATGGTGGCCGCAAAAACCACACTGCCCGTGATTGGTGTGCCAGTGCAATCGAAAGCGCTTCAGGGGCTGGATTCCTTGCTTTCTATCGTTCAAATGCCCGGTGGAATTCCAGTCGCGACGGTTGCCATTGGCGAGGCTGGTGCAAAAAATGCTGGCTGGCTCGCAGCGCAAATGATCGGTGCCTTCTCGCCTGAAGTGGCGGATCGTGTCAAAGCGGCTCGAGAAAAAGTGGCGGAAGCTGTGATTGAGAGTGAGGCGACGCTTCAATGAATTCCCTCATTATGCCACCAGCCACCATTGGCATCATCGGTGGTGGACAGCTTGGTCGAATGATGGCAGTCGCTGCGAAGCAAATGGGGTTTCGCGTTGCCGTGCTTGACCCTGATGCGGAAGGGCCAGCTGCTCAACTAGCCGATACAATGATTGCTGCGAACTATTCCGACCTTGAGGCAGCGAAGCAACTGGCGGATGTGTCGGATCGGATTACGTATGAATTTGAAAATATTGACCGCGATGTCCTTGGGTGGTTGGAGGGAACAGGAAAGCTCGTGCAATCGCCTTTGCTTCTTGAACTCACACAACATCGCATCAAGGAGAAGCAAGCCATAGAAGAAAGTGGCTGTCAGGTCGCGCCATACCGCTCTGTGACCGACAATGCGACGCTGCAACAGGCCATCGCAGAGCTTGGTCTTCCCGCCGTGTTAAAAACATGCACAGGGGGCTATGATGGCAAAGGACAGGTTGTTCTAAAAACAGAGGAAGATGCGACAGAAGCACAAGCGCTTTTGCAGCAGGGCGATTGTGTCCTTGAACAATGGGTCCCATTTAAGGCGGAATTGTCCGTGATTGTTGTTTCTTCGGCAAATGGAGAGGTCCGCACCTTCCCGGTCGCAGAGAATCGACATGAACAAAACATTCTCGCCATTACAACCGTTCCAGCGCGTTTTTCAGAAAGCGTGCTTCAACAGGCTGATGAGCTTGCTTTAAAGCTTGCAGAAGCCTTGCCATTGGTCGGCACACTCGCTGTGGAGATGTTCCTCACACAGGACGACGAGTTGTATGTCAATGAGCTTGCTCCACGTCCGCATAATTCTGGACACTATACAATTGAAGGCTGTGAAACGTCGCAGTTTGAGCAGCATGTGCGTGCAGTATGTGGCTGGCCTTTAGGCGCAACGACCCTGAGGCAACCAAGTGTGATGGTGAATATTCTTGGGGAGCACCTCCCAGCCGTATTGAATCAGGTCGACTCCTTTGGCCCGCATACCCATCTTCATCTTTACGGAAAGAAAGAAGCTCGTCCTTTAAGAAAAATGGGGCATCTTACGGTGACCGCTCCAAGCGTGCAAGAGGCAGAAGCAGAAGCGTCAGAGCTTGACGCATTACTTTATGGAAAAGACAATAGGGGGATTCATTCATGATAGAACGTTACAGCCGTCCTGAAATGGCAGCGATTTGGACAGAAGAAAACAAATTCAATGCGTGGCTAGAAGTAGAGATCCTAGCTTGTGAAGCATGGTCTGAGCTTGGTCATATCCCTGTTGCCGATGTAAAGCTACTGAGAGAAAATGCGTCGTTTGATATGGAACGTATTTACGCCATCGAGGAAGAGACACGCCACGATGTCGTAGCATTCACAAGAGCCGTGTCGGAAACACTTGGCGAAGAGAAGAAATGGGTGCATTACGGGTTAACGAGCACAGACGTTGTCGATACGGCGTTGTCTTCTTTGCTCAGACAAGCAAACAATATTTTGCGCAAGGACCTCCGCACTTTTGTTGACGTCATTGGTGAAAAAGCAAAAGAACATAAACATACCGTAATGATGGGACGGACACATGGTGTTCATGCGGAGCCAACAACGTTCGGTTTAAAGCTTGCTCTCTGGTATGAGGAAATGAAGCGTAACCTGGATCGTTTTGAACGTGCGGCGGATGGCGTGCAATTTGGAAAGCTTTCCGGAGCTGTTGGGACGTATGCGAACATCGATCCGTTCGTTGAACAGTACGTCTGTGAGAAACTTGGTCTTTCTCCAGCGCCTGTATCGACACAAACACTCCAGCGTGACCGTCACGCCGATTACATGGCGACGCTTGCACTTATTGCAACGTCGATAGAAAAGTTTGCGGTTGAAGTGCGTAGCTTGCAAAAAACGGAAACGCGTGAGGTTGAAGAGTTTTTCGCTAAAGGACAAAAGGGTTCATCAGCGATGCCGCACAAGCGCAACCCGATTGGCTCTGAAAACATGACAGGGATGGCACGGGTGATTCGCGGCTACATGATGACGGCCTATGAAAATGTTCCACTTTGGCATGAACGCGACATCTCTCATTCATCTGCGGAGCGTGTCATCTTGCCAGATGCAACGATTGCGTTGAACTACATGCTTCACCGTTTCACAAATATCGTCAAAAACTTGACTGTGTTCCCTGAAAATATGAAAACGAATATGGAAAAAACCTTTGGCCTTATTTTCTCTCAGCGCGTGCTTTTAACGTTAATCAACAAAGGCATGGTTCGAGAAGAAGCCTATGATTTGGTTCAGCCGAAAGCGATGGAATCATGGGAAACAAAGGTGCCTTTCCGTCAACTGGTTGAAAACGATCCAGCAATTGCCGACAAGCTAACAGAAGAAGAGCTTGAAGAATGCTTTGATTATACATTCCACCTGAAAAACGTCGACACGATTTTCGAACGTGTGGGGCTAGCGTAACATCACAGGAAATTAACCGAAGCGAGGGGATTGGAACGATGGCAGAGGGACAATTGTTATATGAAGGCAAAGCGAAACGAATCTATGAAACAACAACTTCAGGTGTCTTGCTTGTGGAGTACAAGGATGAAGCAACTGCCTTTAATGGCAAGAAAAAAGAAACGATCGCTGGCAAAGGTGTCTTAAACAATGACATTTCAGCGATGATTTTTCAGGCGCTTTCACTGGCTGGTGTGGAAAGTCATTTCGTTGAAAAGGTGTCTGAGCGGTCTCAAAAGGTGAAGCATGTCGAGATTGTTCCTCTTGAGGTTGTCGTTCGGAATGTGACAGCAGGAAGCTTAGCCAAACGTCTTGGCTTAAACGAAGGCGAGCCAATCGAACCAGCTATCGTTGAATTTTATTATAAGGATGACGAGCTTGATGACCCGCTCATCACTGAAGAACATGTCCGTCTCTTGCGGATTGCAAGACCTGACGAGCTGAAAACGATGAAGGAAGCCGCTCTAAAGGTGAATGAGGAGCTTACGTCATTGTTTGCAGACTGTGGCATTCGTCTTATCGATTTTAAGCTTGAATTTGGCCGTACAGCGGATGGGTCCATCTTGCTTGCAGACGAGGTTTCCCCAGATACATGTAGACTATGGGACAAGGATACAAATGAACGCTTGGACAAGGATGTTTTTCGCAGAGATTTAGGAGCACTTACAACAGCTTATGAAGAAATTGCAACACGTCTTCGCCAAAAATTGACAGCCTCCGGAGGGGAACTGAGCTAATGACGAAAGCAAAAATTTACGTAACGTTGAAGGAAAGTGTTTTGGATCCACAAGGGCAAGCGGTGCAAAACGCATTGCACAGCATGAGCTACACATCTGTTCAAGAGGTTCGCGTTGGGAAGTACATGGAGGTCACCCTCGATGAACAGGGAGACGCTGCGCATGAGAAGATTAAACAAATGTGCGACAAACTTCTCGCCAATCCGGTCATTGAGAACTATGAATATGAACTTGAGGAGGCGTGAGCGCTGTGAAATTTGCGGTGATCGTTTTTCCTGGTTCGAACTGTGATGTTGATATGTTTTCTGCGGTGAAGGATGAGCTTGGTGAAGATGCAGTCTATGTTCAGCATACTGATACCAGTCTAGATGGCTTTGATGCGGTGCTTTTGCCAGGTGGCTTCTCTTACGGGGATTATCTCCGTTCAGGCGCCATTGCGCGTTTTTCTCCAATTATGCCCGCTGTCGTCAAGGCAGCGAATGCAGGAAAACCAGTGTTAGGTGTATGTAATGGGTTTCAAGTATTGCTTGAAGCGGGGTTGCTTCCCGGGGCGATGCGTCGAAATGAACGCTTAAAGTTCATTTGCAAGCCAGTCACTCTTCAGGTGAACAATGCTGAAACAATGTTTACCTCTGGTTATGCACAAAATCAGGAAATCACCATTCCTGTGGCACATGGAGAAGGAAACTATTTTTGTGATGAAGACACGTTGCAAGAGCTACAAAGCGAAAATCGGATTGTGTTTACTTATAGTGACAACCCGAACGGATCGTTGGAGAACATTGCTGGCATTACAAACAAAGCAGGCAACGTGCTCGGAATGATGCCTCACCCTGAAAGAGCCGTACACACCCTATTAGGTAGTGAAGACGGACTCGTTATGTTTCAATCCATTCTAAACTATTGGAGGAAACACCATGCGCTTACAACTTGAACCTTCTGCGGAGACGATTTCTGAAGAGCGAATTTATAAAGAGATGGGCTTGACGGACGAAGAATTTTCATCCGTTTGTGAACTTCTCGGCCGCCAACCAAACTATACCGAAACCGGCTTGTTTTCAGTCATGTGGTCTGAGCATTGCAGTTATAAAAATTCCAAGCCTATCCTGAAAAAATTCCCTGTTGATGGTCCACACGTGCTTCAAGGACCAGGCGAAGGTGCTGGAATTATCGATATCGGTGATGAGCAGGCCGTTGTGTTTAAAATCGAAAGCCATAATCACCCCTCAGCTATTGAGCCGTACCAAGGCGCTGCGACTGGTGTTGGCGGTATTATCCGTGACGTGTTTTCCATGGGTGCTCGCCCTGTAGCGATCTTAAACTCGCTTCGTTTTGGGGAACTATCCAATAACCCCCGTGTGCAATACCTTTTTGAAGAAGTGGTTGCTGGCATCGCGGGTTATGGCAACTGTATCGGCATTCCGACCGTTGGTGGGGAAATCCAGTTTGACCCGTGTTACGAAGGGAATCCTCTTGTGAATGCGATGTGTGTAGGTCTCATTGATCATAAGGATATTCAAAAGGGCAGAGCGAGTGGCATCGGCAATACAGTCATGTACGTAGGTGCTGCGACAGGACGCGATGGCATCCACGGAGCAACATTCGCATCAGAAGAGCTAACAGAAGCCTCGGATGAAAAACGCCCAGCCGTTCAGGTAGGCGACCCGTTTATGGAAAAGCTATTGCTAGAGGCGTGCTTGGAAGTTGTTCATTCAGATGCGCTCGTTGGTATTCAGGACATGGGAGCAGCGGGTCTTACGTCGTCTGCGAGTGAAATGGCGAGCAAGGCAGGCACAGGGATTGAGATGAACCTTGACCTCGTGCCCCAACGTGAAACCCATATGACGGCTTATGAAATGATGCTTTCTGAATCACAAGAGCGTATGTTGCTCGTCGTTACAAAGGGTCGAGAGCAAGAAATCGCTGATTTGTTCGCTAAATATGATTTGCATGCCGTTTCAGTAGGTACCGTCATTGAAGAACCACGGTTTCGCTTGATTCATCAGAACCAAGTCGTTGCTGATGTACCAGTGGATGCCCTTGCAGAGGACGCTCCTGTCTATCACAAGCCTTCTCGTGAGCCGGAAAGCTATCAGCACAATCAGGCATTGCCAGTTTGGACGCCGGAAATTACAGATGTGAAAGAAACGCTCACGGCTCTTCTTTCGCAGCCAACAATTGCGAGCAAAGAGTGGGTGTATGAGCAATACGATTATATGGTGCGGACAAACACAGTTGTTGCCCCAGGCTCTGATGCTGCCGTCATTCGCGTGCGCGGTACGGACAAGGCGCTGGCGATGACAACGGACTGCAATTCACGTTATTTGCATTTAGACCCGAAAGTAGGCGGACAAATTGCTGTCGCAGAAGCGGCACGTAACATTGTTTGCTCTGGCGGTCAGCCGTTAGGAATCACAGATTGCTTAAACTTCGGAAACCCTGAAAAGCCGGAGATCTTCTGGCAAATCGAACAAGCCGCAGACGGCATGACGGACAGCTGTAATGTACTTGGTACACCGGTCATTGGCGGAAATGTTTCCTTGTACAACGAAACGAGTGGCGGTGCCGTGTATCCGACCCCTGTTGTCGGTATGGTGGGCCTAATCGAGCATACAGACCATATTACGACGCAAACGTTTAAACAGGCGGGTGACAGCATTTACGTCATTGGAGAAACCACGAATGAATTTGGTGGCAGTGAGATTCAGAAGTTACTTGAAGGCACGATTTCAGGTAAATCACCTGCGCTTGATTTGACTGTCGAAAAAGAACGCCAGCAGCAGCTTCTTCGTGCGATCCAGTCTGGTTTGATTGCCTCTGCGCATGACGTTGCAGAAGGTGGATTAGGCGTTGCTCTTGCAGAGTCCCTGTTCGGTACAGAACTTGGAGCAAACATCGCCATTGACCTTCCAGAAGCATTGCTTTTCTCTGAAACACAATCTCGCTTTCTCGTCTCTGTTCCACAAGCACACAAGGCGGCTTTTGAAGCGGCTGTGACGGATGTTGTGCATCTTGGCGAAACGATTCCGCAGCCTGAACTTCGCATTAAGTTGCCTGAAGTGAACGTTGCTATGCCTGTTGCCGAACTAGAAGACGCTTGGAAAGGAGCGATTCCATGCTTGGTGAAATCAAAGGCTTAAACGAAGAATGTGGCATTTTTGGTGTTTGGGGACATCCAGACGCTGCGCAAATGACGTATTACGGCTTGCACAGCTTGCAACACCGTGGCCAAGAGGGCGCTGGCATCGTTGTCACAGACGGTGAAGAATTAAAACATTCCAAAGGGCTTGGTCTCGTGACGGAAGTGTTTCAGCAAGATGAGCTTGATCGTCTAAAAGGCCATGGCGCTGTTGGTCATTGTCGTTATTCGACAGCAGGAGGCGGCGGGTACGAAAACGTGCAGCCCCTTTTGTTCCGTTCCCAAAGAGGCGGTCTTGCTCTAGCGCATAACGGCAATCTTGTGAACGCAAACGCGCTTAAGCATCAGCTTGAAGCACAGGGTAGCATTTTTCAAACGACCTCTGATACAGAGGTGCTGGCCCATTTGATTCGCCGCGGCGGTCATCTTGAGTTGGCAGATCAGGTGAAAAATGCGCTCACAATGCTTAAGGGAGCCTACGCGTTTATTATTATGACTGAGAATAAAATGCTTGTGGCCCTTGAT from the Aureibacillus halotolerans genome contains:
- the purB gene encoding adenylosuccinate lyase; translation: MIERYSRPEMAAIWTEENKFNAWLEVEILACEAWSELGHIPVADVKLLRENASFDMERIYAIEEETRHDVVAFTRAVSETLGEEKKWVHYGLTSTDVVDTALSSLLRQANNILRKDLRTFVDVIGEKAKEHKHTVMMGRTHGVHAEPTTFGLKLALWYEEMKRNLDRFERAADGVQFGKLSGAVGTYANIDPFVEQYVCEKLGLSPAPVSTQTLQRDRHADYMATLALIATSIEKFAVEVRSLQKTETREVEEFFAKGQKGSSAMPHKRNPIGSENMTGMARVIRGYMMTAYENVPLWHERDISHSSAERVILPDATIALNYMLHRFTNIVKNLTVFPENMKTNMEKTFGLIFSQRVLLTLINKGMVREEAYDLVQPKAMESWETKVPFRQLVENDPAIADKLTEEELEECFDYTFHLKNVDTIFERVGLA
- a CDS encoding NETI motif-containing protein, encoding MENESLADCLDRMKKEGYQVVKRFEKPVFQEVKSGGNTTIQPIGRQVFFEGRRIDS
- a CDS encoding DUF2179 domain-containing protein, with the protein product MLENSIVMVCIILVINIVYVSFFTIRMILTLKGQRYMAALISTIEVVVYVIGLGLVLDNLDQIQNLVAYALGYGIGVIVGMKIEEKLALGYITVNVITKGYDTDVAQAVRDEGYGVTSWVASGREGSRLNMQILTPRKSEIRLYQLIKGIDPKAFIITYEPKAIHGGFWVRAVRKGKLPH
- a CDS encoding NCS2 family permease, with the protein product MKKYFQFEELGTNYRREIIGGLTTFLAMAYILAVNPITLTLQDVPDLPDALRMDYGAVFVATALSAAIGSVIMGLVAKYPLGLAPGLGLNAFFAYTVILSKGMPWEHALAAVFISSIFFLILTLTGFREKLINAIPMELKLAVGAGIGLFITFIGFQSSGIIVNHDATLVTIGDLTNPNTLLAIFGIVVTVILMTKGVKAGVFFGMVLTAIAGLILQLIDPPSAVVGAVPSIEPTFGALFSAFTDPSFYTTAMLGVILTFLFVDFFDNAGTLMAVANQAGFVKDNKLPRAGKALMADSIASISGSIFGTSTVTSYVESSAGVSAGARTGFASLVTAACFLLSLFFFPLLEMVTPYVTAPALIIVGVLMVSTLGKIDWSKFEIAVPAFFTMITMPLTYSIATGIAVGFIFYPITMIFKGKAKEVHPIMYVFFFVFLVYLAFPQ
- the purC gene encoding phosphoribosylaminoimidazolesuccinocarboxamide synthase → MAEGQLLYEGKAKRIYETTTSGVLLVEYKDEATAFNGKKKETIAGKGVLNNDISAMIFQALSLAGVESHFVEKVSERSQKVKHVEIVPLEVVVRNVTAGSLAKRLGLNEGEPIEPAIVEFYYKDDELDDPLITEEHVRLLRIARPDELKTMKEAALKVNEELTSLFADCGIRLIDFKLEFGRTADGSILLADEVSPDTCRLWDKDTNERLDKDVFRRDLGALTTAYEEIATRLRQKLTASGGELS
- the purQ gene encoding phosphoribosylformylglycinamidine synthase subunit PurQ, with amino-acid sequence MKFAVIVFPGSNCDVDMFSAVKDELGEDAVYVQHTDTSLDGFDAVLLPGGFSYGDYLRSGAIARFSPIMPAVVKAANAGKPVLGVCNGFQVLLEAGLLPGAMRRNERLKFICKPVTLQVNNAETMFTSGYAQNQEITIPVAHGEGNYFCDEDTLQELQSENRIVFTYSDNPNGSLENIAGITNKAGNVLGMMPHPERAVHTLLGSEDGLVMFQSILNYWRKHHALTT
- the purK gene encoding 5-(carboxyamino)imidazole ribonucleotide synthase, whose product is MNSLIMPPATIGIIGGGQLGRMMAVAAKQMGFRVAVLDPDAEGPAAQLADTMIAANYSDLEAAKQLADVSDRITYEFENIDRDVLGWLEGTGKLVQSPLLLELTQHRIKEKQAIEESGCQVAPYRSVTDNATLQQAIAELGLPAVLKTCTGGYDGKGQVVLKTEEDATEAQALLQQGDCVLEQWVPFKAELSVIVVSSANGEVRTFPVAENRHEQNILAITTVPARFSESVLQQADELALKLAEALPLVGTLAVEMFLTQDDELYVNELAPRPHNSGHYTIEGCETSQFEQHVRAVCGWPLGATTLRQPSVMVNILGEHLPAVLNQVDSFGPHTHLHLYGKKEARPLRKMGHLTVTAPSVQEAEAEASELDALLYGKDNRGIHS
- the purE gene encoding 5-(carboxyamino)imidazole ribonucleotide mutase, with product MQPLVGIIMGSVSDWPTMQKACDILDELDVAYEKKVVSAHRTPDRMFHYAEEASGRGLKVIIAGAGGAAHLPGMVAAKTTLPVIGVPVQSKALQGLDSLLSIVQMPGGIPVATVAIGEAGAKNAGWLAAQMIGAFSPEVADRVKAAREKVAEAVIESEATLQ
- the purS gene encoding phosphoribosylformylglycinamidine synthase subunit PurS; translated protein: MTKAKIYVTLKESVLDPQGQAVQNALHSMSYTSVQEVRVGKYMEVTLDEQGDAAHEKIKQMCDKLLANPVIENYEYELEEA
- the purL gene encoding phosphoribosylformylglycinamidine synthase subunit PurL, whose amino-acid sequence is MRLQLEPSAETISEERIYKEMGLTDEEFSSVCELLGRQPNYTETGLFSVMWSEHCSYKNSKPILKKFPVDGPHVLQGPGEGAGIIDIGDEQAVVFKIESHNHPSAIEPYQGAATGVGGIIRDVFSMGARPVAILNSLRFGELSNNPRVQYLFEEVVAGIAGYGNCIGIPTVGGEIQFDPCYEGNPLVNAMCVGLIDHKDIQKGRASGIGNTVMYVGAATGRDGIHGATFASEELTEASDEKRPAVQVGDPFMEKLLLEACLEVVHSDALVGIQDMGAAGLTSSASEMASKAGTGIEMNLDLVPQRETHMTAYEMMLSESQERMLLVVTKGREQEIADLFAKYDLHAVSVGTVIEEPRFRLIHQNQVVADVPVDALAEDAPVYHKPSREPESYQHNQALPVWTPEITDVKETLTALLSQPTIASKEWVYEQYDYMVRTNTVVAPGSDAAVIRVRGTDKALAMTTDCNSRYLHLDPKVGGQIAVAEAARNIVCSGGQPLGITDCLNFGNPEKPEIFWQIEQAADGMTDSCNVLGTPVIGGNVSLYNETSGGAVYPTPVVGMVGLIEHTDHITTQTFKQAGDSIYVIGETTNEFGGSEIQKLLEGTISGKSPALDLTVEKERQQQLLRAIQSGLIASAHDVAEGGLGVALAESLFGTELGANIAIDLPEALLFSETQSRFLVSVPQAHKAAFEAAVTDVVHLGETIPQPELRIKLPEVNVAMPVAELEDAWKGAIPCLVKSKA